The Hyphococcus flavus genome contains a region encoding:
- a CDS encoding glycosyltransferase family 2 protein, translating to MSETVTITLTRYREPDWLVRETLASLAAQEAVAGEVIFLDQNWSESFAKEVADFSTEQLCVRAEPCEEKGLSHARNLGLDISKTDIVLFIDPDAIASPKWAAKLAQALNREGVAVAGSRILPEWKGRRPLVTRSRVVLDQYSVLDWGEGTIDAPRVVGAGFGVCKSAAPTEIYFDEALGRRDGKLFGGEESDLCERIRAKGLNVIYCGGAIVYHQILPERLSWRWALQRLYFAGLGRAQRGGTPSPAHRPGFWDFALLPVILPFYLAGYLRARLFCQKRARTSRRHEREAFARQ from the coding sequence ATGTCCGAGACTGTCACCATCACGCTGACGCGGTATCGCGAGCCCGATTGGCTGGTGCGCGAAACGCTGGCTTCGCTCGCGGCGCAGGAAGCTGTTGCGGGGGAAGTCATTTTTCTGGACCAGAACTGGTCGGAGTCCTTCGCCAAAGAAGTCGCTGATTTTTCAACCGAACAGTTGTGCGTTCGGGCTGAGCCTTGCGAAGAAAAAGGTCTGTCACACGCCCGAAACCTGGGTTTGGACATATCGAAAACTGACATTGTTTTATTCATCGATCCGGATGCCATTGCATCGCCTAAATGGGCGGCCAAGCTAGCTCAGGCCTTGAACCGGGAAGGTGTCGCAGTTGCCGGGTCGCGAATTCTTCCCGAATGGAAGGGGCGACGTCCTTTAGTAACTCGATCTCGGGTCGTTCTTGATCAGTACTCCGTTCTCGATTGGGGCGAAGGTACAATTGATGCGCCGCGAGTGGTTGGCGCGGGATTTGGCGTCTGCAAGAGCGCAGCACCAACAGAAATCTATTTCGATGAAGCGCTTGGGCGGCGAGACGGAAAACTTTTTGGCGGTGAAGAAAGCGATTTATGCGAACGTATTCGCGCAAAAGGCTTGAACGTCATTTATTGCGGCGGTGCGATTGTTTATCATCAGATTCTGCCGGAGCGGCTCTCATGGCGCTGGGCGTTGCAGCGGCTCTATTTTGCGGGGTTAGGTCGCGCACAGCGCGGCGGAACGCCATCCCCCGCACATCGTCCGGGCTTTTGGGATTTTGCGTTATTGCCTGTTATCCTGCCGTTTTATCTTGCGGGTTATTTAAGGGCGCGTTTGTTTTGCCAGAAGCGAGCAAGGACATCGCGTCGACACGAACGTGAAGCGTTCGCCAGGCAATAA
- a CDS encoding oligosaccharide flippase family protein, producing MNSLNSITAIIQRPLFQGPVARGAVSAFVLRIFNLVLGFLTIILLGRYLGADGYGVYALAVSTAALIAMVGSCGFDHFLVAALPRITQDKQFDVFKRMMRVAITATLLGCALTLCLGFGLRPFAGPVYTTILPFIVILTPIMALATLAQGALRGLMRAMTAYIPEFLIVQVVMLTGVIALIATDAISTTGVLVLVLFAWSAACATAWIWVQQASPKVLNTEKKTDSKKWLKSALWLNAAKLSMFSFGKVELLILAAMLDEVAVGLFAIAMRLGQLVLFPAFAVSAGLAPSIARRLQAEEEVHSLIRKSLMASSTLGFLFVPAVGAGAFVMFYFTGAEFTAAWPVVAILAVGFAGSTLMGRGYDLLLAAGKERLLAFASLTVFVVNIISCIAFTAAFGLVGTAVSSAAAFITQQALFAVIAWRTLHVRVDAMSLLASGKTNAPLNNPQDKTAG from the coding sequence ATGAATTCTCTGAATTCCATTACGGCGATTATTCAACGTCCCCTGTTTCAAGGTCCTGTGGCGCGGGGCGCAGTTTCTGCATTTGTATTACGCATCTTCAATTTGGTTCTTGGATTTCTGACAATTATTTTGCTCGGCCGCTACCTTGGAGCCGACGGTTATGGCGTTTACGCACTCGCTGTCAGCACGGCGGCGCTGATCGCCATGGTGGGAAGCTGCGGGTTCGATCATTTCCTGGTCGCTGCCTTACCGCGCATCACGCAGGATAAGCAGTTTGATGTTTTCAAAAGAATGATGCGTGTGGCGATAACCGCAACTCTTCTCGGTTGCGCCCTAACGCTTTGTCTTGGTTTCGGGCTAAGGCCTTTTGCCGGTCCAGTTTACACAACAATTCTCCCGTTTATTGTCATCTTGACGCCGATTATGGCGTTAGCGACTCTTGCGCAAGGCGCCTTGCGTGGGCTGATGCGCGCAATGACGGCCTACATCCCTGAGTTTTTAATTGTACAGGTTGTTATGCTGACCGGCGTGATCGCATTAATCGCTACAGATGCAATCTCAACAACAGGCGTGTTGGTGCTGGTGCTCTTTGCCTGGTCCGCTGCTTGCGCAACAGCGTGGATTTGGGTGCAACAGGCTAGTCCCAAGGTTTTGAACACAGAAAAGAAAACCGACTCTAAAAAATGGCTGAAATCCGCGCTATGGCTGAACGCAGCTAAGCTCAGCATGTTTTCATTCGGTAAGGTCGAACTGCTGATTCTGGCCGCCATGTTGGATGAAGTTGCCGTCGGTCTGTTCGCTATCGCCATGCGTTTGGGGCAACTTGTGCTTTTTCCTGCGTTCGCCGTTTCAGCCGGCCTCGCCCCCTCCATCGCTCGCAGGCTCCAGGCAGAAGAGGAGGTTCACAGCCTCATCCGAAAAAGCTTGATGGCGTCCTCGACGCTCGGTTTCCTCTTTGTACCGGCTGTCGGCGCAGGCGCTTTTGTGATGTTTTACTTTACCGGCGCTGAATTCACCGCTGCATGGCCAGTCGTGGCGATTCTTGCTGTTGGCTTTGCCGGATCAACCTTGATGGGACGCGGCTATGACCTGCTGCTAGCGGCGGGCAAAGAAAGATTACTGGCCTTCGCCAGCCTTACGGTTTTCGTGGTGAATATCATTTCCTGTATAGCCTTCACAGCCGCGTTCGGCCTCGTCGGAACGGCCGTTTCATCCGCAGCCGCGTTTATCACGCAACAAGCGCTCTTTGCGGTTATTGCCTGGCGAACGCTTCACGTTCGTGTCGACGCGATGTCCTTGCTCGCTTCTGGCAAAACAAACGCGCCCTTAAATAACCCGCAAGATAAAACGGCAGGATAA
- a CDS encoding FkbM family methyltransferase produces the protein MKKDRNIQKHTDSVVMRGLRFMLYLFRCLLKPKTIVVDGTRIAIDYKNWSPFMTRRILSGNYELQERKALEQILRPSDRILEIGGGIGLTALTARKFTQDKNITLYEANPALIENIRHNFCLNDAKISLMNAAIVSDDWEEKKATFFIPKNFWSGGLNNNTTDSEKIVVDAIKLRDAIKTHNANVLIMDVEGAECEILREADLTEIDLLCLELHPHYTGRAEAEALILRLQSQGFVPVFPNAEKCVVTLKRVARFDVEPDARLSA, from the coding sequence ATGAAGAAAGATAGAAACATTCAGAAGCACACTGATAGTGTTGTAATGCGCGGTCTGCGCTTCATGCTTTATCTTTTTCGGTGCTTGCTGAAGCCCAAAACTATAGTTGTGGATGGAACCCGCATTGCTATCGATTACAAGAATTGGTCTCCATTCATGACGCGGCGCATCCTGAGCGGCAACTATGAACTGCAGGAACGTAAAGCGTTGGAGCAAATATTGCGCCCCAGTGATCGCATACTGGAGATCGGCGGCGGTATCGGGCTAACGGCGCTTACGGCTCGCAAGTTTACTCAAGATAAAAATATTACGCTTTATGAAGCGAACCCTGCTCTCATAGAAAACATACGCCACAATTTTTGTCTAAATGACGCAAAAATCAGCCTGATGAACGCCGCCATTGTTTCGGATGATTGGGAAGAAAAGAAGGCTACCTTTTTTATCCCGAAGAATTTCTGGTCAGGCGGGCTGAACAATAATACCACCGATTCGGAAAAGATTGTTGTTGATGCAATCAAGCTTCGGGACGCCATAAAGACACACAACGCGAACGTACTGATTATGGATGTGGAAGGTGCTGAATGTGAGATCCTTCGAGAAGCTGATCTCACTGAAATTGATCTTCTATGTCTTGAACTGCACCCACACTATACAGGCCGCGCCGAGGCAGAGGCTCTAATCCTGAGATTGCAAAGCCAAGGCTTTGTCCCGGTATTTCCTAACGCTGAAAAATGCGTCGTGACATTAAAACGAGTGGCGCGTTTTGACGTTGAACCAGATGCACGCCTGAGCGCTTAG